A window of Phocoena phocoena chromosome 6, mPhoPho1.1, whole genome shotgun sequence contains these coding sequences:
- the LOC136125076 gene encoding LOW QUALITY PROTEIN: spermatogenesis-associated protein 31D4-like (The sequence of the model RefSeq protein was modified relative to this genomic sequence to represent the inferred CDS: deleted 2 bases in 1 codon), protein MGFREWNALSFLNSVTDPCLSFDSTSLDICQNLIVLYELVLLLLFLWYLVSLPFSPTFSKTKGIRKRQGRAKRRRKGGTPKGWRCHQTEIEEKTKLISILKSLLGQHDDNTRVRRLLCPDPFCEVCNNATAEINQLLLPEALEDSTSSVSPLASTAPVTESSFTLSPAFSTVPPRDLTSLFLEPSALPPSVLSRSPVTPLVDSFSPSPLGHSLAPEPFPSLDSEFPVAYSPPQPLAFPPLLPHDTQTADPVLPREATLSPDTVFSLDPTLSQDINPLPDLFQAMNHPDSFACHHAPPTLSVSPQPECTLSVTQPKSTSILLAQCDFNQQFLDLHSSEASFGGDPAANLVEPGNLSLLSPDVLALLERQVQKRSDFLMWKEKENAKDSFPEQLRPVYQLNSSWKMLASTADKHDSAGCLPFRSSKDRPEELHVQQPPYPKTLEDHLQQKPTQFFWGLPSLHSESLPSAVHVLADSSSIFIFNRNSNASTGQESPVLPDPLPLSLPEIQPEPLPQTLPQSRPLPLTQVQSQADPQSPLPVIPSDPLPQIRACGVSFHRPQDESESLSSSEIQQLEWNILQKELENLWGLPSVVQRSWEDFCPSAPNTPRHRAPQAHVSISILPGEFPLSDEVRKKLEHHLRKRLIQHRWGLPRRIYESVSLLLPPNGFSEASESVSNNGVSLISVFKGQSSKNVNVGLSQTGGFHERSSEMFHLEEGVGKNLGHSLENGPKDLLLNDPKSSSGKDLGYDSEKDLNSQMVSLSEKNSRMSAESLGQRQLQNVLKVHLSKKFGEINEGRLPGTVHNSWHASKQTLLLSVKSHTQTKQRSLPSSVGVAYSLNTFQDLTFVDSNTQQMLEAHIKRFRMRMLWALPRKVLESIRIFKLKDASSQSLSHANLPSSTNVISEADSKSGSFKSFRGSSESLHGDKVGTTNSAPVLDRSLPATSPVGKGGQRVLRQSRSDVNRGLAEVVQRIKDARQTRLSVSLCITRKAGHRQTQLANRYPQKLLAKQAGARYEPKHKSVSSSDKGEMQRGKKVEKSEPVSMPKLSREVFTAEELDPLQLKTSDMVTTSKPGSSRMIHVNENKAETTVTTGSPPPKLPVRQDPKSLDLKEQLFCELNFKLENREHSQAQGQPTDTSLASDNLTYEASLTHARGVSGGDMRASQVLHVHLEDRGIRMEQQQEPWAPKQALRRCRVKNFPPTAKGASPLEPKAKELDGGDKGLGTSQLRRKSFPTQEMVLGQTPASKSSQTLSQKGQPLPEGHNGKRMMHFLQWLYSGIEYKSQEDAQEKGSPISTVQNRGLVKSKAAFTGTTEAQKIVTDNGKFLVEKLGCQHAIDVTCSQGPRPPPVQVRKTQQKAEVQVRTQPVQGHPFNYRAPSCKVTNIKSCHQISSPIFAGQSYPPSTRQIRNKKRHLQKVVAFKDQQLCHRHLPLVSHGEPVPHPSPTHRHQAGQAPTAALSTAEGTVFGHRSLLFRQKTILQNSQGGRLPIQK, encoded by the exons GTTCGTCGGCTCTTATGTCCAGaccccttctgtgaggtgtgtaATAATGCAACTGCTGAGATCAATCAGCTGCTACTCCCAGAGGCCCTGGAAGATTCTACTTCCTCTGTGTCCCCGTTGGCTTCCACAGCTCCTGTGACTGAGTCATCATTTACTCTGTCCCCTGCCTTCTCAACAGTCCCTCCAAGAGACCTAACA AGCCTCTTTCTTGAGCCTTCCGCACTGCCCCCCTCCGTTCTCTCCCGTAGCCCAGTGACCCCCTTAGTTGACTCTTTTTCACCCTCCCCATTGGGTCATTCTCTGGCACCAGAGCCTTTTCCTTCCTTGGATTCCGAATTCCCAGTGGCGtattccccaccccaaccccttgCCTTTCCCCCTCTCCTACCACATGACACTCAGACAGCAGATCCTGTTCTCCCACGGGAGGCCACTTTGTCTCCGGATACCGTTTTCTCTCTTGACCCCACGCTTTCCCAAGATATCAATCCCTTACCAGATTTGTTCCAGGCAATGAATCACCCCGATTCTTTTGCTTGCCATCATGCACCACCAACTCTGTCTGTTTCACCACAGCCAGAGTGCACTTTATCTGTGACTCAACCTAAATCAACTTCCATCTTACTGGCACAATGTGATTTCAATCAACAGTTTCTTGACCTCCATTCTTCAGAGGCCTCTTTTGGGGGAGACCCTGCAGCCAACCTTGTAGAGCCTGGTAACCTCTCACTTCTCAGCCCTGATGTCCTGGCACTCCTGGAGAGACAAGTCCAAAAGAGGAGCGATTTCCTGatgtggaaggaaaaggaaaatgcaaaagaTTCTTTTCCAGAACAACTTAGGCCAGTCTACCAACTAAACTCTTCATGGAAAATGTTAGCGTCAACTGCTGATAAGCATGACTCGGCAGGCTGCCTTCCCTTTCGGAGCAGCAAAGACAGACCAGAGGAGCTGCATGTGCAGCAGCCCCCATATCCTAAGACCCTGGAGGACCATTTACAGCAAAAACCTACCCAGTTCTTCTGGGGCCTCCCGTCTCTGCACAGCGAGTCCTTGCCCTCTGCTGTTCATGTCTTGGCTGACAGTTCCTCAATCTTTATTTTCAATAGAAACTCGAATGCCTCCACAGGCCAAGAATCACCAGTGCTTCCTGATCCCCTGCCTCTGTCCTTGCCTGAGATTCAGCCTGAGCCCTTGCCTCAAACCCTGCCTCAATCTCGGCCCCTACCTCTTACTCAGGTCCAGTCCCAGGCCGACCCTCAGTCTCCACTCCCAGTCATACCATCTGATCCTCTACCCCAGATCAGGGCCTGTGGAGTAAGTTTCCACAGACCTCAGGATGAGTCCGAGTCTCTCTCCTCATCTGAAATTCAACAGCTGGAATGGAACATTTTACAGAAAGAACTGGAAAATTTGTGGGGTTTACCCTCTGTGGTCCAAAGATCTTGGGAAGACTTTTGTCCATCAGCTCCTAACACTCCTCGCCACCGGGCCCCCCAGGCCCATGTTTCAATCTCCATCCTTCCTGGGGAGTTTCCTCTCAGTGATGAAGTTCGGAAGAAACTAGAGCATCACCTTAGAAAGAGGCTCATCCAACACCGGTGGGGCCTGCCCCGCAGAATCTACGAGTCGGTGTCACTGCTATTGCCTCCAAATGGTTTTTCAGAGGCATCTGAGTCGGTGAGCAATAATGGAGTCTCACTGATCTCTGTGTTTAAGGGTCAGAGTAGCAAAAATGTAAACGTTGGATTGAGCCAAACTGGAGGCTTCCATGAGAGGAGCTCAGAAATGTTCCATCTAGAGGAAGGTGTGGGGAAGAATCTGGGACACAGCCTAGAGAATGGCCCAAAAGATCTCCTGTTGAATGACCCAAAGAGCTCTTCAGGTAAGGATCTGGGGTATGACTCTGAGAAAGACCTAAACAGTCAGATGGTGAGTCTCTCAGAGAAAAATTCAAGGATGTCAGCAGAGAGTCTAGGTCAGAGACAACTTCAAAATGTCCTAAAAGTACATTTGAGCAAGAAGTTTGGAGAAATAAATGAGGGTCGGCTCCCTGGGACTGTGCATAATTCATGGCATGCTAGCAAGCAAACATTGCTTCTTTCTGTGAAATCCCACACCCAAACAAAACAGAGAAGTTTGCCATCATCAGTGGGTGTGGCCTACTCCCTGAATACCTTCCAGGACCTGACTTTTGTTGATTCCAATACACAACAGATGCTGGAAGCCCATATTAAAAGGTTTCGTATGAGGATGTTGTGGGCCCTTCCCCGCAAGGTCCTTGAATCCATACGGATCTTTAAGTTGAAAGATGCCTCATCCCAGTCCTTGTCTCATGCCAACTTGCCCTCCTCAACCAATGTGATTTCTGAGGCAGACTCCAAATCTGGGAGCTTCAAGTCCTTTAGAGGAAGCTCTGAATCTCTCCATGGAGACAAAGTGGGAACAACCAATTCAGCCCCTGTCCTGGATCGTTCTCTCCCTGCTACCTCGCCTGTGGGCAAAGGAGGACAGAGGGTCCTGAGACAATCACGCTCTGATGTCAACCGTGGGCTGGCAGAGGTTGTTCAGAGAATTAAGGATGCCAGACAGACTCGTCTGTCTGTTTCACTCTGCATCACAAGGAAAGCAGGTCATAGACAGACTCAACTAGCCAACAGATATCCCCAAAAGCTGCTTGCAAAGCAAGCTGGGGCCAGATATGAGCCGAAGCATAAGAGTGTGAGTTCcagtgataaaggagaaatgcAACGGGGCAAAAAGGTGGAGAAGTCAGAACCTGTTTCCATGCCCAAATTGTCTAGGGAGGTATTCACGGCTGAGGAGCTTGATCCTCTTCAATTAAAAACTAGTGACATGGTGACAACTAGCAAGCCAGGGAGCTCCCGAATGATACATGTGAATgagaataaagcagaaactaccgTGACCACTGGAAGCCCCCCACCCAAATTACCAGTTCGCCAAGATCCTAAGTCATTAGACCTTAAAGAACAACTGTTCTGTGAGTTAAACTTTAaactggagaacagggagcatagCCAGGCTCAAGGCCAACCCACTGACACATCCCTTGCTTCAGATAACTTGACTTACGAGGCCTCACTGACTCATGCCCGAGGTGTCTCCGGTGGGGACATGAGAGCTTCCCAGGTGCTGCATGTCCATTTGGAGGACAGAGGAATCAGGATGGAGCAGCAGCAGGAACCTTGGGCCCCTAAGCAGGCCTTAAGGAGGTGCCGGGTTAAGAACTTCCCACCAACTGCAAAGGGAGCGAGCCCTCTGGAGCCCAAGGCAAAAGAGCTTGATGGAGGGGATAAAGGCTTGGGGACATCCCAACTTAGGAGGAAGAGTTTCCCTACTCAGGAGATGGTACTAGGGCAGACACCTGCGAGCAAGTCTTCCCAGACCCTATCACAGAAGGGACAGCCTCTTCCTGAAGGCCATAACGGAAAAAGAATGATGCACTTCTTGCAATGGCTTTATTCTGGGATAGAATACAAAAGTCAAGAAGATGCCCAGGAAAAGGGCAGCCCCATATCAACTGTGCAGAACAGAGGCCTAGTTAAAAGTAAAGCTGCCTTTACTGGGacaactgaagctcagaaaatcGTGACAGACAACGGGAAGTTCCTAGTAGAGAAACTGGGGTGTCAGCATGCAATTGATGTCACCTGCTCTCAAGGGCCGCGTCCTCCCCCAGTGCAGGTGAGGAAAACTCAGCAAAAGGCGGAAGTGCAGGTCCGGACACAGCCTGTCCAGGGACATCCTTTCAACTACAGGGCTCCCTCCTGTAAAGTGACAAATATCAAGTCCTGCCATCAGATATCAAGTCCTATCTTTGCTGGCCAGAGTTATCCTCCAAGTACAagacagatcagaaataagaagAGACACCTCCAGAAAGTTGTGGCATTCAAGGACCAGCAACTATGTCACAGACATCTCCCACTAGTGTCCCACGGGGAGCCTGTGCCCCATCCAAGCCCCACCCACAGGCATCAAGCTGGCCAGGCACCCACGGCTGCTCTCAGCACTGCTGAAGGCACTGTGTTTGGACATCGGTCTCTACTCTTTAGACAGAAAACAATTCTCCAGAATTCCCAGGGAGGAAGACTTCCCATCCAGAAATAA